One stretch of Akkermansia massiliensis DNA includes these proteins:
- a CDS encoding toprim domain-containing protein codes for MKFELADLKTPDALNEYCRRTLGQPQQRGSLMIYPCPFGTHARFKLHVTEYQGDGRFKCWSCDRGGDIFDLHAGMNGLDTKRDFPGVLRGVCDVLGVRPPNDDGTPLPFRKSPVRPRPSLSIAAAPPAEPSRFVSAPDEAELDACRERLQKDERLAGELACELGIHPLMMLIHTARELGRGLLGVTPDNRLLYLYTAEDEEGNTRYTGAKLRRRDHHANPCLKLENGQWKPRGTMNPTKGNSRGLRFLWPIGNAAAPWGLDSTHGKRFVIVTEGESDCLAVGQALECFREAYQQDVDPYTGRPYEDGRGSLEATIPAVIAIPGASGFKTGWETPLAGKNIILALDPDKAGREAAAKLRERLTAAGCVIRDWTPPYKDARNMLLCAGEHALYESLFSSMRSMKTSNVPTLAQG; via the coding sequence ATGAAGTTTGAACTCGCGGACCTGAAAACCCCGGACGCCCTGAATGAATACTGCCGGCGCACCTTGGGCCAGCCCCAGCAGCGCGGAAGCCTCATGATCTATCCGTGCCCGTTTGGAACGCATGCGCGTTTCAAGCTGCACGTCACGGAATACCAGGGAGATGGCCGCTTCAAGTGCTGGTCCTGTGACCGGGGCGGCGACATCTTCGACCTTCACGCCGGCATGAACGGCTTGGACACGAAAAGAGACTTTCCCGGCGTCCTGCGGGGCGTCTGTGACGTTTTAGGAGTGAGGCCGCCCAACGATGACGGAACGCCCCTTCCGTTTCGCAAAAGCCCCGTGAGGCCGCGCCCGTCTCTATCCATAGCCGCCGCCCCTCCGGCGGAGCCCTCCCGCTTCGTCTCCGCACCGGATGAAGCCGAACTCGACGCCTGCCGGGAAAGGTTGCAAAAAGATGAACGCCTTGCTGGAGAACTGGCTTGCGAACTGGGCATTCATCCCCTGATGATGCTGATCCATACGGCGCGGGAACTGGGCCGGGGCCTTTTGGGGGTGACGCCGGACAACCGGCTTTTATACCTGTACACGGCGGAAGATGAAGAAGGGAATACCCGCTACACCGGAGCCAAATTGCGCCGGAGGGACCACCATGCCAACCCCTGCTTGAAGCTTGAAAACGGGCAATGGAAACCCCGTGGAACCATGAACCCCACGAAAGGCAACTCGCGCGGATTGCGCTTTTTGTGGCCCATAGGGAACGCAGCGGCCCCCTGGGGACTTGATTCCACTCACGGCAAGCGGTTCGTCATCGTCACGGAAGGTGAAAGCGACTGTTTAGCCGTAGGTCAGGCTCTTGAATGCTTCCGGGAAGCCTACCAGCAGGACGTTGACCCCTACACGGGCCGCCCCTACGAAGACGGGCGCGGAAGCCTGGAAGCCACCATTCCCGCCGTAATAGCCATTCCCGGGGCGTCAGGCTTCAAAACCGGATGGGAAACCCCGCTTGCCGGTAAAAACATCATTCTTGCCCTGGACCCGGACAAGGCAGGACGCGAGGCCGCCGCCAAACTTCGGGAACGGCTGACCGCCGCCGGCTGCGTCATCCGCGACTGGACTCCCCCCTACAAAGACGCGCGGAACATGCTTCTATGCGCCGGTGAACATGCGCTTTATGAAAGCTTGTTTTCATCCATGCGTTCCATGAAAACTTCTAACGTGCCCACTCTCGCACAAGGATGA
- a CDS encoding ERCC4 domain-containing protein, protein MTPETPLIIIDNREQTPLTFQHFSSRRGTLQSGDYSLDRFETRFTVERKSIVDLIGSLTAGRDRFERECHRLRGYDFARLLIVGHPDELPFHLSRRKTTSKAILGSLGTFEVRYRLPIVWEPSEARAAALIEKWAWYFYREAWRPFKILPAPFGAAEITQ, encoded by the coding sequence ATGACCCCGGAAACGCCCCTTATCATCATCGACAACAGAGAGCAAACGCCCCTCACCTTTCAGCATTTCTCCTCCCGGCGCGGAACGCTGCAAAGCGGGGATTATTCCCTGGACAGATTTGAAACCCGGTTCACGGTGGAGAGGAAGAGCATTGTTGACCTGATCGGAAGCCTGACGGCGGGGCGTGACAGGTTCGAGCGGGAATGCCACCGCCTCCGGGGATATGACTTTGCCCGGCTGCTGATTGTGGGGCATCCTGACGAACTGCCCTTTCACCTGTCCAGAAGGAAGACGACCAGCAAGGCCATTCTGGGGAGCCTGGGAACTTTCGAGGTAAGATACCGCTTGCCTATCGTGTGGGAGCCATCAGAAGCGCGGGCGGCAGCCCTGATAGAAAAATGGGCCTGGTACTTCTACCGGGAAGCATGGAGGCCCTTCAAGATTTTGCCTGCTCCTTTCGGGGCGGCAGAAATAACACAATAA